In one window of Deltaproteobacteria bacterium GWA2_45_12 DNA:
- a CDS encoding type II secretion system protein GspD: MRHKLLNTKSGKNMFLLGARHAMPLLVFIFASLAFAQEAPPPLENKETQAVPSVDAPQAAFENKTSPSSGNQTAKTTVVDEKFGVAETPVTPSSNQGTSKTSFSEEEATGTDDELIYLNATDVDVKDMIKQISKATGSNFLIDDKVRGKVTIISEKPMTKEMAYQAFLSALEVMGYTTVKSPGGLIKIVQTKEAVSKPIDLYKEDSPNTDGFITRIIQVKNISANDLSTVVKSLVSKDGNLFAYPQTNSLILTDAGSNIDRILKIIRELDQEGPQEVIEIIPIVNADAKDITEKVLQLYEGAGAQTSGRGGTAARRANRGAPELEDTPSISKVISDDRTNSIIVLGSKRSIVKLRALIERLDTAITGVEGTIHVYYLKHATASELSEVLSSLVGGAKIKSSKEKGAGGAAEARQGAVELEGGVKVTADEGTNSLVITASPKDYETLIERVISKLDIPRRQVYLEAVIMELRIDKTKNIGLNGNFGLNFNVSGRDMTGFGSLLPTFPTALNSIATAAGGLAGGGFSADSIDFTLSDGTSLSIPAVSTILQALQTDSNANVLSTPSILTLDNEEAKIQVGQEVPTPGQSSISSGVATTSVTREDTGIILKVTPQISESSTVRLKIEQEITNVRSSDPVLGPTFDKSSVTTVVVANDKQTIVIGGLLEDRDTASIGKVPLLGDVPILGNLFKTTRRDRKKADLLVFITPYIIKDRADYLEILQKKIEERNMFIEHNYGSYQRKQIRQAIKEHAKDLLEYSTAVRTIYDENPNSSSTSKTPYVTPTTSNTSTGYETSTSTSSEKKNESTEEGYVHPTRRVRGH, encoded by the coding sequence ATGCGACACAAACTTTTGAATACGAAATCAGGTAAAAACATGTTTCTTCTGGGGGCACGGCATGCCATGCCCCTCCTGGTATTTATTTTTGCTTCTTTAGCCTTTGCCCAAGAAGCCCCGCCCCCTCTCGAAAACAAAGAAACTCAGGCAGTTCCCAGTGTCGATGCGCCCCAGGCCGCTTTTGAAAATAAAACTTCTCCTTCAAGCGGCAACCAAACAGCAAAGACAACCGTAGTCGATGAAAAGTTTGGTGTGGCTGAAACGCCAGTCACTCCTTCCTCAAATCAAGGAACATCTAAAACCTCTTTTTCCGAAGAAGAGGCCACAGGTACCGACGATGAACTTATTTACTTAAATGCCACCGATGTTGATGTCAAAGACATGATCAAGCAGATTTCAAAGGCTACCGGTTCCAATTTTCTTATTGATGACAAAGTACGCGGCAAGGTCACCATTATTTCAGAAAAACCCATGACCAAGGAAATGGCTTATCAGGCGTTTTTATCAGCCTTGGAAGTGATGGGTTATACCACGGTTAAATCACCGGGGGGGCTGATCAAAATTGTTCAAACCAAAGAGGCTGTCAGCAAGCCGATTGATCTTTACAAGGAAGATTCTCCCAATACCGATGGTTTTATCACCCGCATTATTCAGGTGAAGAATATTTCCGCCAACGACCTTTCAACGGTTGTCAAAAGCCTGGTCTCAAAAGACGGCAATTTGTTTGCTTATCCACAAACCAATTCTCTTATTTTAACAGACGCGGGGTCCAATATTGACCGCATCCTCAAAATCATTCGCGAGCTTGACCAAGAAGGTCCCCAAGAGGTTATTGAAATTATTCCCATTGTGAATGCCGATGCCAAAGACATCACCGAAAAAGTATTGCAACTTTACGAGGGAGCGGGAGCTCAAACTTCTGGACGTGGTGGAACTGCGGCTCGAAGGGCCAACAGGGGAGCCCCTGAATTGGAAGACACTCCATCCATTTCCAAGGTGATTTCCGATGACCGTACAAATTCGATCATTGTCTTGGGAAGCAAACGGTCCATTGTTAAACTACGGGCTCTTATTGAACGGCTTGATACAGCCATCACCGGCGTTGAGGGGACCATTCATGTTTATTATTTGAAACATGCGACTGCGTCAGAACTTTCTGAAGTTTTATCCTCGCTTGTGGGAGGGGCCAAAATCAAAAGCTCCAAGGAAAAAGGTGCCGGCGGTGCTGCTGAGGCCAGACAGGGAGCCGTTGAGCTGGAAGGGGGAGTCAAGGTCACTGCTGATGAAGGAACAAACTCGCTTGTGATCACGGCTTCCCCAAAGGATTATGAAACCCTTATTGAGCGCGTTATTTCAAAACTCGATATTCCACGCAGGCAGGTTTATCTGGAAGCCGTGATCATGGAGTTGAGGATTGATAAAACCAAAAACATCGGACTTAACGGCAATTTCGGGCTTAATTTTAATGTGAGCGGGCGTGACATGACGGGGTTTGGTTCCCTACTTCCCACATTTCCTACGGCATTGAACAGCATTGCCACAGCCGCTGGCGGTTTGGCCGGAGGTGGATTTTCCGCTGATTCCATCGATTTTACTTTAAGCGACGGAACTTCGCTCTCTATTCCTGCTGTCAGCACCATTCTTCAGGCCCTTCAAACAGACAGCAATGCCAATGTGCTTTCAACGCCCAGTATTTTAACGTTGGACAACGAAGAAGCCAAAATCCAGGTAGGACAAGAAGTGCCCACACCGGGGCAAAGTTCGATATCTTCGGGGGTGGCGACAACCAGTGTTACACGTGAGGACACGGGTATTATTCTAAAAGTGACACCGCAAATTTCGGAGAGTTCCACTGTGAGGCTTAAAATCGAACAAGAAATCACCAATGTTCGTTCCTCCGATCCAGTCTTGGGCCCCACCTTTGACAAAAGTTCAGTGACAACCGTGGTTGTGGCCAATGACAAGCAAACCATTGTGATTGGGGGTTTGCTTGAAGACCGCGACACGGCTTCCATCGGCAAGGTGCCCCTTTTGGGGGATGTGCCTATTTTGGGGAATCTTTTTAAAACCACGCGCAGGGATCGTAAAAAAGCCGATCTCTTGGTGTTTATTACCCCTTACATCATTAAAGACCGTGCCGATTATCTTGAAATTTTGCAGAAGAAAATAGAAGAACGGAACATGTTTATTGAACACAATTACGGCAGCTACCAACGCAAACAAATTCGTCAGGCCATTAAAGAACATGCGAAAGATCTTTTGGAATATAGTACCGCTGTTCGTACTATTTATGATGAGAACCCCAACTCTTCATCAACATCTAAAACACCTTATGTGACTCCCACTACTTCCAATACGTCCACAGGGTATGAAACATCGACAAGTACATCTTCTGAGAAGAAAAATGAATCTACTGAAGAGGGATACGTACATCCAACACGTCGGGTTCGTGGCCATTGA
- a CDS encoding type II secretion system protein GspE — translation MDDRSLGQILLENTPLTPEQLNEALIVHREKGLKMGEALLQLRFLRPEDVLKALSLQVGIPFVTDIVAEDIPVELVNKVPINFAKRNELIPLKREEGSIVVALADPVNHAALDDLSLIFDQPIKPVIASSQKIMDAINACYNRQVGSDQTVMSDLDEENLDQVAQELEEVQDLLDAADEAPIIRLVNQLLFRSVKQNASDIHLEPFEKELVVRFRIDGVLYDVMHPPKKAQNSILSRIKIMANLNIAEKRLPQDGRIRIKLAGKDIDIRVSTLPTSFGESVVMRLLDRSKVLLNLDSIGMKGGNLKTIRDLIHKSHGIILVTGPTGSGKTTTLYAALTEINSSDVKIITVEDPVEYQIPGINQTQVNPKINLTFAAGLRAILRQDPDIVMIGEIRDKETAEIAIQASLTGHLVLSTLHTNDSASAATRLIDMGVEPFLVASSLVGVVAQRLVRTLCKTCAEIYEPTEAELEQLGLSHQVLQGHVIYKPVGCPQCLNTGYSGRTAIHEILLIDDEVRSSIIKSVDAITIKKVAMRKGLLTLRETAINLLVEGMTSIQEVLAITQEDTVRE, via the coding sequence ATGGATGATCGCAGTCTTGGTCAAATTCTATTAGAAAATACTCCCCTTACTCCTGAACAGCTTAATGAAGCTCTTATAGTGCACCGTGAAAAGGGGCTTAAAATGGGAGAGGCCCTTTTACAGCTTCGATTTTTAAGGCCCGAGGATGTTTTAAAAGCCCTTTCATTGCAGGTAGGCATTCCTTTTGTAACCGATATTGTCGCCGAAGATATTCCTGTTGAACTTGTCAATAAAGTGCCCATTAATTTTGCCAAACGTAATGAGCTCATTCCCCTAAAACGTGAGGAAGGCAGTATTGTTGTGGCCCTGGCAGACCCGGTCAATCATGCCGCCCTGGATGATCTGTCCCTTATTTTTGACCAACCCATCAAGCCTGTGATTGCTTCTTCCCAAAAAATCATGGATGCCATCAATGCCTGTTATAACCGGCAAGTGGGGTCTGATCAGACCGTGATGAGCGACTTGGATGAAGAAAACCTCGATCAGGTGGCGCAAGAACTTGAGGAAGTGCAGGACCTTCTTGATGCCGCCGATGAAGCCCCCATTATTCGTTTGGTCAATCAACTTTTATTTCGTTCCGTAAAGCAAAATGCTTCCGATATTCATCTTGAGCCTTTTGAAAAGGAATTAGTCGTTCGTTTTAGAATCGATGGTGTTTTGTATGATGTGATGCATCCGCCCAAAAAAGCCCAAAACAGTATTTTGTCGCGCATTAAAATCATGGCCAATCTGAATATTGCCGAAAAAAGACTTCCTCAAGATGGGCGTATTCGTATCAAACTGGCAGGAAAAGACATTGATATCCGCGTTTCAACCTTACCCACTTCCTTTGGAGAAAGTGTGGTCATGCGTTTACTTGACAGAAGCAAAGTGCTCTTAAATCTTGATTCCATTGGAATGAAGGGAGGAAATTTAAAAACCATTCGTGATCTCATTCATAAAAGTCACGGGATCATCCTGGTGACAGGGCCCACGGGTTCCGGTAAAACAACAACCCTTTATGCGGCCCTTACCGAAATCAATTCTTCCGATGTAAAAATTATTACGGTGGAAGACCCCGTGGAATATCAGATTCCAGGGATCAACCAGACGCAGGTCAATCCAAAAATAAATCTTACCTTTGCCGCCGGCTTGCGGGCCATTTTGCGCCAGGACCCCGACATTGTGATGATCGGTGAAATTCGTGACAAAGAGACGGCGGAAATCGCCATCCAGGCTTCCTTGACCGGCCATTTGGTTCTTTCAACCTTGCACACAAATGATTCCGCTTCTGCGGCCACTCGTCTTATCGACATGGGTGTCGAGCCTTTCCTGGTGGCCAGTTCCCTTGTGGGTGTGGTGGCCCAAAGATTGGTGCGTACCTTGTGTAAAACATGTGCCGAAATTTATGAACCGACGGAAGCTGAATTGGAGCAGTTGGGGCTTTCACATCAGGTGTTGCAAGGGCATGTTATTTATAAACCCGTGGGTTGTCCGCAATGTTTAAATACGGGCTACAGCGGCCGTACGGCCATTCATGAAATTTTATTGATCGATGATGAGGTGCGTTCTTCCATCATCAAGTCTGTTGATGCCATCACCATCAAAAAAGTGGCGATGCGAAAGGGGCTGCTTACCTTAAGAGAAACAGCAATCAATCTCTTGGTGGAAGGGATGACAAGCATTCAAGAAGTTTTAGCCATTACACAGGAAGATACAGTAAGAGAGTAG
- a CDS encoding type II secretion system protein GspF, with amino-acid sequence MPVYEYKGIDSKGKNVAGIIDAENERAGRLKLRRNGIYTTDITLEGSKKGFSVTGNLQSMPIFQRVKISELAHLTRQMATLLGANIPLVDALGALQDQVENPLLKKSMSQIKEKVVGGQRLADAMKAFPKIYGDLYISMIQAGEASGALELVLQRLADFTESQAKLKSKITSALMYPVIMGLVGTALMLYLLVSVVPKIVSIFEDAKAILPLPTRILMAVSSFAQNYWYFLILIAVVGGFLFKRYINTEAGRLRLDRFSLKMPIFGELFRKVAVSRFSRTLATLLHSGVQLLPSLDIVKNVVGNKVLSQAIETTKLSVKEGESIAEPLRRSGEFPPMVLHMIAVGEKTGALESMLEKVADSYDGEIDTTVGTLTTLLEPLLILVMGGVVSFIVLSILLPILKMSEL; translated from the coding sequence ATGCCCGTCTACGAATACAAAGGAATCGATTCCAAGGGAAAAAATGTGGCTGGTATCATCGATGCTGAAAACGAAAGGGCGGGTCGTTTAAAACTGCGTCGTAATGGCATTTACACTACCGACATCACTCTAGAAGGCTCCAAAAAAGGTTTTTCGGTTACGGGGAATCTGCAGTCCATGCCCATCTTCCAGAGAGTGAAGATTTCCGAGCTGGCCCATTTAACCAGGCAGATGGCGACCCTTTTAGGAGCCAATATTCCGCTGGTGGATGCCTTGGGGGCTCTTCAAGATCAGGTTGAAAATCCTCTTTTAAAAAAATCGATGTCCCAAATAAAAGAAAAGGTGGTGGGTGGGCAACGATTGGCCGATGCCATGAAGGCTTTTCCGAAAATTTATGGGGACTTGTATATTTCGATGATTCAAGCCGGTGAAGCTTCCGGGGCGTTGGAACTGGTATTGCAACGTCTGGCCGACTTTACTGAAAGTCAGGCCAAACTCAAAAGCAAGATAACAAGTGCTCTTATGTATCCTGTAATCATGGGCTTGGTAGGCACAGCCCTGATGCTTTATTTGTTGGTGAGTGTGGTCCCCAAAATTGTTTCCATTTTTGAGGATGCCAAAGCCATTTTACCCTTACCTACACGTATTTTGATGGCGGTTTCTTCTTTTGCCCAGAATTATTGGTATTTTTTAATCCTGATTGCCGTTGTTGGGGGTTTTCTTTTTAAACGGTACATCAATACAGAAGCAGGCCGTTTACGCTTGGATCGTTTTTCACTTAAAATGCCCATTTTTGGGGAGCTGTTTCGCAAAGTGGCCGTGTCGCGGTTTAGCCGTACTTTGGCTACTTTGTTGCATAGTGGTGTACAGCTTCTTCCCTCGCTTGATATTGTCAAAAATGTGGTGGGCAACAAGGTTTTGAGTCAAGCCATTGAAACGACCAAATTAAGTGTGAAGGAAGGGGAGTCCATTGCCGAACCTCTTCGCCGCAGTGGAGAGTTTCCTCCCATGGTTCTTCACATGATTGCAGTGGGGGAAAAAACGGGTGCGTTGGAAAGCATGCTTGAGAAGGTGGCTGATAGTTATGATGGGGAAATCGATACGACAGTGGGCACCTTAACAACCTTGCTTGAACCGTTGCTTATTTTGGTGATGGGCGGAGTGGTTTCATTTATTGTGTTGTCAATTTTGTTGCCGATTCTTAAAATGTCGGAATTGTAA
- a CDS encoding type II secretion system protein GspG, with the protein MKKWFKNESGMTLIEIMVVVAIIAGITGLIAVNVVGRREKANIQLTQTQISNLMNALDQYKLDNHFYPSSEQGLQALVEKPGVGRTPQNYPEDGYLKKVPKDAWGQGFEYAAPGSHGNAVEIWSMGPDGQEGNEDDIKSWDSEGE; encoded by the coding sequence ATGAAAAAATGGTTTAAAAATGAATCAGGGATGACCCTTATTGAAATCATGGTGGTGGTGGCCATTATTGCCGGCATTACTGGTCTTATTGCGGTCAATGTGGTGGGGCGGCGTGAAAAAGCAAATATCCAGTTGACCCAAACCCAGATTTCAAACCTCATGAATGCTCTCGACCAGTACAAATTAGACAATCATTTTTATCCTTCAAGTGAGCAGGGGTTGCAGGCCCTTGTTGAAAAACCCGGTGTTGGAAGAACTCCTCAAAACTATCCCGAAGATGGCTATCTTAAAAAAGTTCCCAAGGATGCTTGGGGGCAAGGATTTGAATATGCGGCTCCCGGATCCCACGGAAATGCTGTTGAAATCTGGTCCATGGGACCGGATGGCCAGGAAGGAAACGAAGACGATATTAAAAGTTGGGATTCGGAGGGAGAATGA